CTGTGAGCACGGCTGCATCTATTGTTATGCCCGGCCGAGCCACGCGTATGTGGACCTTTCCCCCGGCATCGACTTCGAAACCCGGCTGTTCTACAAACAGGATGCGGCGACGATACTGGAACGCGAACTGGCGAAGCCGGGCTATCGTCCCAGCGTGATCTCTCTGGGCTCGAACACCGATCCGTATCAGCCGGTCGAACGCAGTCAGCGCGTCACGCGCGACATCCTGGAAGTGCTGTGGCAAAGCCGCCATCCGGTGTCCATCGTCACCAAGGGCGCTGCGCTGATCGAACGCGATCTGGACTTGCTGTCCGAGATGGCCGCGCAGCATCTGGTGTCGGTGGCGATCTCGCTGACCACGCTGGACCCGGCGCTCAAGCGCATCCTCGAACCCCGCGCCGCTTCGCCGCAGGCGCGGTTGCGTGCGATGCGGCGGCTCACGGACGCGGGCGTGCCGGTGATGGTTTTCGCCTCGCCGATGATCCCGGCGATCAACGATGCGGAACTCGAAGCCATGCTCGACGCCGGTGCCCAGGCGGGCGCCATCGCGGCCAGCTTCATCCCGCTGCGCCTGCCGTTCGAGGTCAAGGACCTGTTCCGCGACTGGTTGCAGCAACACTTCCCTGACCGAGCGGCGCATGTCATGAGCATCGTCAATCAAATGCGTGGTGGCCGCGACAATGATCCGAACTTCGGCACACGCATGCGCGGGCAGGGGCCTTTCGCCGATCTGCTCGCACAACGTTTCAAGCTCGCCTGTCGGCGCTCCGGCCTCAACGGCAGCGAACGCGTCCGTCTGCAACTGGACCTGAGCCAGTACCGCGCGCCGTCACCCGGTGGGCAGC
The Banduia mediterranea genome window above contains:
- a CDS encoding PA0069 family radical SAM protein, with the protein product MSSRCEFRPGPIKGRGTGLRLEGRFDQESREPIDDGWRDADEIPQALPETVLLPERARSILSRNQSPDIPFETSINPYRGCEHGCIYCYARPSHAYVDLSPGIDFETRLFYKQDAATILERELAKPGYRPSVISLGSNTDPYQPVERSQRVTRDILEVLWQSRHPVSIVTKGAALIERDLDLLSEMAAQHLVSVAISLTTLDPALKRILEPRAASPQARLRAMRRLTDAGVPVMVFASPMIPAINDAELEAMLDAGAQAGAIAASFIPLRLPFEVKDLFRDWLQQHFPDRAAHVMSIVNQMRGGRDNDPNFGTRMRGQGPFADLLAQRFKLACRRSGLNGSERVRLQLDLSQYRAPSPGGQLGLF